One genomic window of Camelina sativa cultivar DH55 chromosome 5, Cs, whole genome shotgun sequence includes the following:
- the LOC104785870 gene encoding leucine-rich repeat receptor-like protein kinase PXC1 has protein sequence MSIKPLPLLILLLLLQLSISFAQNDTNALTLFRLQTDTHGNLARNWSGSDACTSSWQGVSCSPSSHRVTELSLPSLSLRGPLTSLSSLDQLRFLDLHDNRLNGTVSPLTNCTNLRLVYLSSNDLSGEIPKEISSLKRMIRLDLSDNNIRGVIPREILGFTRVLTIRLQNNELTGRIPDFSQMNSLLELNVSFNELHGNVSDGVVKKFGELSFSGNEGLCGSDPLPGCTFTNDPESSNTDQIVPSNPTSIPHSPVIAEEPRIHGHRWVKPGIIAAVIGSGVAVIVLVSFGFAFCCGRLNRTGGGGSKTGSVESGFVGGGGEGKRRSSYGEGGESDATSATDRSRLVFFERRKQFELEDLLKASAEMLGKGSLGTVYKAVLDDGSTTVAVKRLKDANPCPRKEFEQYMEIIGRLKHQNVVKLRAYYYAKEEKLLVYEYLPNGSLHSLLHGNRGPGRIPLDWTTRISLMLGAARGLAKIHDEYSISKIPHGNIKSSNVLLDRNGVALIADFGLSLLLNPVHAIARLGGYRAPEQSEIKRLSQKADVYSFGVLLLEVLTGKAPSMFPSPSRPRSAASVAVEEEEEAVVDLPKWVRSVVKEEWTAEVFDPELLRYKNIEEEMVAMLHIGLACVVPQPEKRPTMAEVVKMVEEIRVEQSPVGEDFDESRNSMSPSLATTEDC, from the exons ATGTCTATCAAACCACTTCCTcttctcatcctcctcctccttctccaacTCTCAATCTCATTCGCTCAAAACGACACAAACGCACTCACACTCTTCCGCCTCCAAACCGACACACACGGCAACCTCGCACGTAACTGGTCAGGCTCCGACGCTTGTACCTCCTCATGGCAAGGCGTTTCTTGCTCACCATCATCACACCGCGTCACCGAACTCTCACTCCCTTCACTCTCGTTACGTGGACCTTTAACCTCTCTCTCCTCCTTAGACCAGCTCCGTTTCCTTGACCTCCACGACAACAGACTCAACGGCACCGTTTCACCTCTCACGAACTGTACTAACCTCAGACTTGTTTATCTCTCCAGTAACGATCTCTCCGGTGAGATACCTAAAGAGATCTCATCTCTTAAACGAATGATACGTCTTGATCTCTCTGATAACAACATCCGTGGAGTTATACCTAGAGAGATCCTCGGGTTTACCCGGGTTTTAACGATCCGGCTCCAGAACAATGAGTTAACGGGTCGGATCCCGGATTTTTCTCAGATGAACTCGCTTCTTGAGTTGAACGTTTCGTTCAATGAGCTTCACGGTAACGTCTCCGACGGTGTGGTGAAGAAATTTGGAGAATTGAGCTTTTCCGGTAACGAAGGATTATGCGGGTCGGATCCTTTACCGGGTTGTACTTTCACAAACGACCCGGAATCTTCAAACACGGATCAGATTGTTCCTTCGAACCCTACTTCGATTCCTCATTCTCCGGTTATCGCCGAAGAACCGAGAATTCACGGTCACAGATGGGTTAAACCGGGAATAATCGCGGCGGTTATCGGTAGTGGTGTTGCGgttattgttttggtttctttcggTTTTGCTTTCTGTTGTGGGAGATTAAACCGGACCGGTGGCGGAGGATCCAAAACCGGAAGTGTAGAGAGTGGTTTCGtcggcggaggaggagaagggaAGAGACGAAGCAGTTACGGCGAAGGAGGAGAGAGTGATGCGACGTCGGCGACAGATAGGAGCAGGCTTGTGTTTTTCGAGAGGAGGAAACAGTTTGAGCTTGAGGATTTGTTGAAAGCTTCTGCGGAGATGCTTGGTAAAGGGAGTTTAGGGACGGTGTACAAGGCGGTGTTGGACGACGGCTCCACGACTGTGGCGGTGAAGCGGCTTAAAGATGCGAATCCTTGTCCGAGGAAAGAGTTTGAGCAGTATATGGAGATTATTGGTAGGCTTAAACACCAAAACGTTGTTAAGCTTAGAGCTTATTACTATGCTAAAGAAGAGAAGCTCTTAGTTTATGAGTATCTTCCTAATGGAAGCTTACACTCCCTTCTTCATG GGAATCGTGGACCTGGACGGATTCCATTGGACTGGACTACGAGGATTAGTCTAATGTTAGGAGCAGCGAGAGGATTAGCGAAGATTCACGACGAGTATAGCATTTCAAAGATCCCTCACGGCAATATCAAATCATCTAATGTGCTATTGGACAGAAACGGTGTCGCATTGATAGCGGATTTCGGTTTATCACTTTTGCTAAACCCGGTTCACGCTATCGCTCGGTTAGGAGGTTACCGTGCGCCGGAACAGTCAGAGATCAAACGGCTATCTCAGAAAGCTGACGTGTATAGCTTCGGTGTGTTGCTCCTCGAGGTTTTAACAGGGAAAGCTCCCTCGATGTTCCCGTCTCCGTCGAGACCTAGATCAGCGGCGTCGGTGGCtgtggaggaagaggaagaagcggTGGTTGATTTGCCGAAGTGGGTTAGGTCGGTGGTGAAGGAGGAATGGACGGCGGAGGTGTTTGATCCGGAGCTTTTGAGGTATAAGAATATTGAGGAGGAGATGGTGGCGATGCTTCATATTGGATTAGCTTGCGTCGTGCCGCAGCCGGAGAAAAGGCCAACGATGGCTGAGGTTGTTAAGATGGTTGAGGAGATTAGAGTTGAGCAATCTCCGGTGGGTGAGGATTTTGATGAGTCGAGAAACTCGATGTCTCCGTCGTTGGCTACTACCGAAGACTGCTAA
- the LOC104785871 gene encoding AT-hook motif nuclear-localized protein 7-like, whose product MMNLNFAENKITDLNRTHTPLSVWNSSRHISSSPVTQTVVAAPVTVEDGSITTRGRTRRGIIYGRDAQGKFLSKDGTQKKRSSSDQRRRRRKKRSSSLMTSSAGDDIIDMFMTLGGGDFRPHLLTVNTGEDIIERIMSFTANGSRGIIVLSANGLVANIKIQTLLRSREVVTFKDVYAIVSLKSSMEVWESGEVRTGEWRIMIGGADAALFGGVLVGSLTAASPVQVVVGSFLPLVTNPPERRVAESHPVAVAPVNPQSLASSSRQVQQQDVIGGRNDKSKAVMVAPPVPRSLDLSARGQVRQPDMVIGSSHSQNRSDGSQTVNFSARIPNSMAVSIMMVQVQQQDLRGPDLSHKKDDESQAASIAPRNPSELASSSTGQVAQPGLGSSILRLGWHSKK is encoded by the exons ATGATGAATCTTAACTttgcagaaaacaaaatcacgGATCTGAACAGAACCCACACTCCCTTGTCAGTCTGGAACTCATCAAGGCATATCTCTTCCTCTCCGGTCACGCAGACTGTCGTAGCGGCACCAGTCACCGTAGAGGATGGCTCCATCACCACAAGGGGGAGGACTAGGAGAGGTATAATTTACGGGCGCGATGCACAAGGGAAGTTCCTCAGTAAAGATGGGACACAGAAGAAGAGGTCGTCTtctgatcaaagaagaagaagaagaaagaagaggtcGTCGTCGTTGATGACCAGTAGTGCAG GTGATGACATCATTGACATGTTTATGACTTTGGGAGGAGGGGACTTCAGGCCGCATCTCCTCACAGTTAACACAGGAGAG GATATAATCGAAAGGATTATGTCTTTCACGGCAAATGGTTCTCGTGGAATAATTGTGCTGTCGGCAAATGGTTTGGTTGCTAACATCAAGATTCAAACGCTCCTTAGATCCCGTGAAGTCGTGACTTTTAAG GATGTTTATGCCATAGTATCTCTGAAAAGTTCAATGGAGGTATGGGAGAGCGGAGAAGTGAGGACGGGAgagtggcggattatgattggTGGAGCAGATGCAGCCCTCTTTGGTGGTGTTTTAGTTGGTAGTCTCACTGCAGCAAGTCCAGTCCAA GTTGTGGTTGGCAGTTTCTTGCCTTTGGTCACAAATCCGCCTGAGAGGAGAGTCGCTGAGAGCCATCCGGTGGCTGTTGCACCCGTTAATCCACAGTCATTGGCTTCCTCCTCAAGACAAGTCCAACAACAAGATGTGATAGGCGGCCGAAATGATAAGTCCAAAGCTGTGATGGTTGCACCGCCTGTCCCGCGATCACTAGATTTATCTGCCAGGGGACAAGTCCGACAACCAGACATGGTAATCGGCTCTTCTCACTCTCAGAACAGGAGCGACGGTTCTCAAACTGTGAATTTTTCAGCCAGGATACCAAACTCAATGGCTGTTTCAATCATGATGGTACAAGTCCAACAACAAGACTTGAGAGGCCCTGATCTCTCTCATAAAAAGGACGATGAGTCCCAAGCTGCGAGTATTGCACCTAGAAATCCAAGCGAGCTGGCTTCCTCATCAACAGGACAAGTTGCGCAGCCAGGACTGGGAAGCTCCATTCTGAGACTAGGGTGGCACAGCAAGAAGTAG
- the LOC104785872 gene encoding uncharacterized protein LOC104785872 translates to MSLDDLICTTMAEEKNEKSIIASVDNDDEYSGEGDGSDSEHAELSSLLVKLSLAAKKKLLVLSLSGLLLHRVHKKDMRKKPKNRSPDASCGPNLVYKRPYAEEFMKFCLERFDVGIWSSACEKNVDIVLSIVLEDLEDKLLFVWDQKKCTDSGFKTLENSKKPMFFKDLSKVFQSFNDFSASNTIFIDDEPYKALLNPDNTGLFPLSYDASNKNDNLLDPKGEFCSYLDGLAKSSDVQVYIKEHSFGQPKIDSSHRDWSFYRNVSKTVS, encoded by the exons ATGAGTCTTGACGATCTTATATGCACAACAATGGCGGAAGAAAAGAATGAGAAGAGCATCATTGCTTCGGTCGATAACGACGATGAGTACTCAGGTGAAGGTGATGGTTCAGATTCAGAGCATGCAGAACTGAGTTCGCTTCTGGTTAAGCTTAGTTTAGCGGCTAAGAAGAAACTCTTAGTCTTGAGTCTGAGTGGTCTTCTTCTACACCGTGTTCATAAAAAAGACATGCGTAAAAAACCTAAGAACCGCTCTCCTGATGCTTCTTGTGGGCCAAATCTTG TGTACAAGAGGCCATATGCAGAAGAGTTTATGAAGTTTTGTCTTGAGCGATTCGATGTTGGGATTTGGTCCTCTGCGTGCGA GAAAAACGTTGATATTGTTCTAAGCATTGTTCTCGAAGATTTGGAAGATAAGCTTTTGTTTGTATGG GACCAAAAAAAGTGTACCGATAGTGGATTTAAGACATTAGAGAACAGTAAGAAGCCTATGTTCTTTAAGGATCTCTCTAAAGTGTTTCAGAGCTTCAACGACTTCTCTGCTTCAAACACTATCTTCATTGATGATGAGCCCTACAAAGCTCTTCTGAATCCG GACAATACTGGTCTGTTCCCATTGAGCTATGATGCTTCTaacaaaaatgataatttaCTTG ATCCCAAAGGAGAGTTCTGCTCTTACTTGGATGGTCTGGCCAAATCATCGGATGTTCAAGTGTATATCAAAGAGCATTCTTTTGGACAGCCCAAGATCGATTCTTCTCATCGGGACTGGTCTTTCTACCGCAATGTCTCAAAGACTGTCTCTTAA
- the LOC104785873 gene encoding bifunctional enolase 2/transcriptional activator — protein MATITVVKARQIFDSRGNPTVEVDIHTSTGVKVTAAVPSGASTGIYEALELRDGGSDYLGKGVSKAVGNVNNIIGPALIGKDPTQQTAIDNFMVHELDGTQNEWGWCKQKLGANAILAVSLAVCKAGAVVSGIPLYKHIANLAGNPKIVLPVPAFNVINGGSHAGNKLAMQEFMILPVGASSFTEAMKMGVEVYHHLKSVIKKKYGQDATNVGDEGGFAPNIQENKEGLELLKTAIEKAGYTGKVVIGMDVAASEFYSSDKTYDLNFKEENNNGSQKISGDALKDLYKSFVAEYPIVSIEDPFDQDDWEHYAKMTTECGKEVQIVGDDLLVTNPKRVAKAIAEKSCNALLLKVNQIGSVTESIEAVRMSKKAGWGVMTSHRSGETEDTFIADLAVGLSTGQIKTGAPCRSERLAKYNQLLRIEEELGSEAIYAGVNFRTPVEPY, from the exons ATGGCTACTATCACCGTCGTTAAGGCTAGGCAGATCTTCGACAGCCGTGGTAACCCCACCGTTgag GTTGATATCCACACATCCACTGGTGTCAAGGTTACAGCAGCTGTTCCAAGTGGAGCTTCCACTG GAATCTACGAGGCTCTTGAGCTGAGGGATGGAGGATCAGACTACCTTGGAAAGGGTGTCTCTAAG GCTGTTGGCAACGTGAACAACATCATCGGCCCAGCACTTATTGGAAAG GACCCAACTCAGCAGACAGCTATTGACAACTTCATGGTCCATGAGCTTGATGGAACCCAAAACGAGTGGGGTTGGTGCAAACAAAAG CTTGGAGCCAATGCTATTCTAGCTGTGTCTCTTGCTGTCTGCAAAGCCGGGGCTGTTGTCAGCGGCATTCCTCTCTACAAG CACATTGCCAATCTTGCTGGAAACCCTAAGATTGTCCTTCCAGTTCCTGCCTTCAACGTCATCAACGGTGGATCCCATGCCGGAAACAAGCTTGCTATGCAGGAGTTTATGATCTTACCTGTTGGAGCTTCTTCCTTCACGGAAGCCATGAAAATGGGTGTGGAAGTTTACCACCACTTGAAG TCTGTGATTAAGAAGAAGTACGGCCAGGATGCCACAAATGTTGGTGATGAAGGTGGCTTTGCACCAAACATTCAGGagaacaaggaaggtcttgaatTGCTCAAGACTGCTATTGAGAAGGCTGGCTACACTGGCAAG GTTGTCATTGGAATGGACGTTGCTGCTTCAGAGTTCTACTCATCTGACAAGACCTATGACTTGAACTTCAAAGAAGAG AACAACAATGGTTCTCAGAAGATTTCTGGAGATGCTCTCAAGGACCTGTACAAGTCCTTTGTTGCTGAGTACCCAATTGTGTCCATTGAGGACCCATTTGACCAAGATGACTGGGAACACTACGCTAAGATGACCACCGAGTGTGGAAAAGAGGTCCAGATTGTCGGTGATGATTTGTTGGTCACCAACCCCAAG AGAGTTGCCAAGGCAATTGCCGAGAAGTCTTGCAATGCTCTTCTTTTGAAG GTTAACCAAATCGGATCTGTAACCGAGAGTATTGAGGCAGTTAGGATGTCGAAGAAGGCAGGATGGGGAGTGATGACCAGCCACAGAAGTGGTGAAACCGAGGACACCTTCATTGCTGATTTAGCCGTTGGGTTGTCTACT GGGCAAATCAAGACTGGTGCTCCTTGCAGATCCGAGCGTCTTGCCAAGTACAACCAG CTTTTGCGTATCGAGGAGGAGTTGGGATCAGAGGCAATCTACGCTGGAGTCAACTTCCGCACACCAGTGGAACCCTACTAA
- the LOC104785875 gene encoding CBS domain-containing protein CBSCBSPB2-like — MTNTPTSSGRRSISSIRRTSSASKKPVLQSEESESASGSLNENTSKPDSPLAQPVSDGERTVKKLRLSKALTINEGTTVFDACRRMAARRVDAVLLTDSSALLSGIVTDKDIATRVIAEGLRPEHTLVSKVMTRNPIFVTSDSLAIEALQKMVQGKFRHLPVVENGEVIALLDITKCLYDAISRMEKAAEQGSALATAVEERHWGSGNFAFIDTLRERMFKPALSTIITENSKVALVSASDPVFVASKRMRDLRVNSVIIAVGNKIQGILTSKDILMRVVAQNLSPELTLVEKVMTPNPECASVETTILDALHIMHDGKFLHLPVVDKDGFPVACLDVLQISHAAISTVEKNSSGAVNDMTNTMMQKFWDSALALDPPEDYETHSDMSAMLINSEGKQSCPSQGLVSSFAFKFEDRKGRVHRFNSAGESFEEVMGAVMQRCDADTGLQIMYQDDEGDKVLISRDSDLVAAVAFARSLGQKVLRLHLDFTETTALETITDLSEGNGSGCVWWQWQTGVVAGAIVLTSIGFLVYLKRSKK; from the coding sequence ATGACGAATACTCCAACTTCATCTGGGAGGAGAAGCATATCAAGTATAAGGAGAACATCATCAGCTTCTAAGAAACCTGTTCTTCAATCAGAAGAGAGTGAAAGCGCAAGCGGAAGCCTTAACGAGAACACCTCCAAACCCGATTCACCTCTTGCTCAACCTGTTTCTGATGGCGAGAGAACTGTCAAGAAGCTAAGGTTATCAAAAGCTCTCACTATTAATGAAGGAACCACTGTCTTTGATGCTTGTAGAAGGATGGCTGCTCGTCGTGTTGATGCTGTTTTGTTGACTGACTCAAGTGCTCTTCTTTCTGGTATTGTAACCGACAAGGATATAGCTACAAGGGTGATAGCAGAAGGGTTGAGACCAGAGCATACTCTGGTGTCTAAAGTCATGACTAGGAATCCTATATTTGTCACGTCTGATTCATTAGCCATCGAGGCTCTTCAGAAGATGGTTCAAGGGAAGTTTAGGCATTTGCCTGTTGTAGAGAATGGTGAAGTCATTGCTTTGTTGGATATCACAAAGTGTCTCTATGATGCTATCTCTAGGATGGAGAAAGCTGCAGAGCAAGGAAGTGCTTTAGCTACTGCAGTGGAAGAACGGCATTGGGGAAGTGGGAACTTCGCTTTCATCGATACATTGAGGGAGCGGATGTTCAAGCCTGCATTGTCTACAATCATTACTGAGAATTCAAAAGTTGCACTTGTGTCTGCATCAGATCCTGTGTTTGTAGCTTCCAAAAGGATGCGTGATTTGCGGGTTAACTCTGTGATCATTGCAGTAGGGAACAAGATTCAGGGGATTCTAACTTCAAAGGACATTCTAATGAGAGTTGTGGCACAGAATCTATCTCCTGAGCTGACTCTTGTTGAGAAGGTAATGACACCAAATCCTGAATGTGCATCAGTTGAGACAACAATCCTAGACGCTTTGCATATAATGCACGATGGGAAGTTTTTGCATCTTCCGGTTGTAGATAAAGATGGGTTCCCTGTAGCTTGTTTAGACGTGCTGCAGATATCACACGCAGCTATTTCAACGGTTGAGAAAAACAGCTCAGGAGCTGTGAATGATATGACGAATACGATGATGCAAAAGTTTTGGGACTCAGCTCTCGCGTTAGATCCACCAGAGGACTACGAAACACACAGCGATATGTCAGCAATGCTGATAAATTCGGAAGGGAAGCAGTCTTGTCCATCACAAGGACTTGTGAGCTCGTTTGCTTTCAAATTCGAAGATCGTAAAGGGAGAGTACATCGGTTTAACTCAGCTGGTGAGAGTTTTGAAGAAGTTATGGGTGCTGTGATGCAAAGATGTGATGCGGATACAGGCCTTCAGATTATGTATCAAGATGATGAAGGAGATAAAGTTTTGATTAGTAGGGACAGTGATCTTGTTGCTGCTGTGGCTTTTGCTAGGTCTTTGGGGCAAAAGGTTTTGCGACTGCATCTAGATTTTACGGAGACAACGGCTCTTGAGACGATTACAGATTTGTCCGAGGGAAATGGTAGCGGTTGTGTTTGGTGGCAGTGGCAGACTGGCGTCGTGGCTGGGGCTATTGTCCTAACGAGCATAGGTTTTCTTGTTTACTTGAAACGTTCCAAGAAATGA